A single region of the Kocuria rosea genome encodes:
- a CDS encoding alanine/glycine:cation symporter family protein, with protein MLQTIETALGELGGIIWGPYVLIPLLLLTGLYLTVRLGGLQFHKLGSALRLALFDRKDADARGGDVSQFQALTTALAATVGTGNIVGVATAISIGGPGALFWMWVTGLLGMASKYSEAFLAVRFRTTDAKGEISGGPQYYLERGIRNGFGKFLAIFFAVAAALAAFGIGNMTQGNSIASNLESSFSVPTWITGVVLAVLTLAVLVGGIKSIGKVTAGFVPVMILFYVLGALFILVVNVAAIPQAVVLIFTDAFSGTAAVGGFAGSAIMLAVQMGVARGIFSNESGMGSAAIAAAAAQTTHPVRQGLVSMTQTFIDTIIVVTCTGLVLITTGVWEQGADFAATMTGDAFSQGLPGQWGHYVVTIGLVMFAYSTILGWAYYGERCMERLFGRPAVMPYRVVFSLVVFVGCTVPLAVVWNFADVMNGLMALPNLLGLLLLSGLVVRETRHYLDHDPKLRADRRQVDAFMEGHPGAIDSYERTGV; from the coding sequence ATGCTCCAAACCATCGAGACTGCCCTCGGCGAGCTGGGCGGCATCATCTGGGGGCCCTACGTCCTCATCCCCCTGCTGCTGCTCACCGGTCTGTACCTGACCGTCCGGCTGGGCGGGCTGCAGTTCCACAAGCTGGGCTCCGCGCTGCGACTGGCCCTGTTCGACCGCAAGGACGCGGACGCCCGCGGCGGCGACGTCTCCCAGTTCCAGGCGCTGACCACGGCGCTCGCGGCCACCGTGGGCACCGGCAACATCGTGGGCGTGGCCACCGCGATCTCGATCGGCGGGCCCGGCGCCCTGTTCTGGATGTGGGTCACCGGCCTGCTCGGCATGGCCTCCAAGTACTCCGAGGCGTTCCTGGCCGTGCGGTTCCGCACCACGGATGCCAAGGGTGAGATCTCCGGCGGCCCGCAGTACTACCTGGAGCGCGGCATCCGCAACGGGTTCGGCAAGTTCCTGGCGATCTTCTTCGCCGTCGCCGCCGCGCTGGCCGCGTTCGGCATCGGCAACATGACCCAGGGCAACTCCATCGCCTCCAACCTGGAGAGCTCGTTCAGCGTCCCCACCTGGATCACCGGTGTGGTGCTCGCCGTGCTGACGCTCGCCGTGCTCGTGGGCGGGATCAAGTCCATCGGGAAGGTCACGGCGGGCTTCGTCCCCGTCATGATCCTCTTCTACGTCCTGGGCGCCCTGTTCATCCTCGTCGTCAACGTCGCGGCCATCCCGCAGGCGGTCGTCCTGATCTTCACCGACGCCTTCTCCGGCACGGCGGCCGTCGGCGGGTTCGCCGGATCGGCGATCATGCTGGCCGTGCAGATGGGCGTGGCCCGCGGCATCTTCTCCAACGAGTCCGGCATGGGATCGGCCGCGATCGCAGCGGCCGCGGCCCAGACCACCCACCCGGTCCGCCAGGGGCTGGTCTCCATGACCCAGACCTTCATCGACACCATCATCGTGGTGACCTGCACGGGACTCGTGCTCATCACCACCGGGGTCTGGGAGCAGGGGGCGGACTTCGCCGCGACCATGACCGGCGACGCCTTCAGCCAGGGCCTGCCCGGGCAGTGGGGCCACTACGTGGTCACCATCGGGCTCGTGATGTTCGCCTACTCGACGATCCTCGGGTGGGCCTACTACGGCGAGCGGTGCATGGAGCGGCTCTTCGGCCGGCCGGCCGTGATGCCCTACCGGGTCGTGTTCTCCCTGGTGGTGTTCGTGGGCTGCACCGTGCCGCTGGCGGTGGTGTGGAACTTCGCCGACGTGATGAACGGCCTCATGGCCCTGCCCAACCTCCTCGGGCTGCTGCTCCTCTCCGGGCTGGTCGTCCGCGAGACCAGGCACTACCTGGACCACGACCCCAAGCTGCGGGCGGACCGCCGCCAGGTCGACGCGTTCATGGAGGGCCATCCCGGAGCGATCGACTCGTACGAGCGCACCGGCGTCTGA
- a CDS encoding D-hexose-6-phosphate mutarotase, whose product MSELPEPRLFSCADATGAVHDQGAHVIDWIPTGHAPVLWLSPSTALETGKPVRGGVPICFPWFADGAEGGREPKHGFARTLPWHVESRESSDHEAMIVYRLSDADVTEPAHQEQFPYQFEAYCVVRFGTELSLELSVTNTGERPFDFEEALHAYLVVGDVRKIRVEGLDGASYRDKVLDREDCVQEGDLRFDGETDRVYRSTGDVAVVDPVLGRVLRIRKKNSGTTVVWNPGAETAAAMPDVGPDGWTDFVCVEGANTHADAVHLEPEETHSMGYRLSVETTAEDPGRPPA is encoded by the coding sequence ATGAGCGAACTCCCCGAGCCCCGCCTGTTCTCCTGCGCGGACGCCACCGGCGCCGTCCACGACCAGGGCGCGCACGTGATCGACTGGATCCCCACGGGCCACGCCCCGGTGCTGTGGCTGTCCCCGAGCACCGCGCTCGAGACGGGCAAGCCCGTGCGCGGGGGTGTCCCGATCTGCTTCCCCTGGTTCGCGGACGGGGCGGAGGGCGGGCGCGAGCCCAAGCACGGCTTCGCCCGCACGCTCCCGTGGCACGTCGAGTCGCGCGAGTCCTCGGACCACGAGGCGATGATCGTCTACCGGCTCTCGGACGCGGACGTCACCGAGCCCGCGCACCAGGAGCAGTTCCCGTACCAGTTCGAGGCCTACTGCGTGGTGCGCTTCGGCACCGAGCTGTCCCTCGAGCTGAGCGTCACCAACACCGGTGAGCGCCCGTTCGACTTCGAGGAGGCCCTGCACGCCTATCTGGTGGTGGGGGACGTGCGGAAGATCCGGGTCGAGGGGCTGGACGGCGCGTCCTACCGCGACAAGGTCCTGGACCGGGAGGACTGCGTCCAGGAGGGGGACCTCCGGTTCGACGGCGAGACCGACCGGGTGTACCGCTCGACCGGCGACGTCGCCGTGGTGGACCCCGTGCTGGGGCGGGTGCTGCGGATCCGGAAGAAGAACTCCGGCACCACCGTGGTGTGGAACCCCGGGGCGGAGACGGCGGCGGCGATGCCCGACGTGGGGCCGGACGGATGGACGGACTTCGTGTGCGTGGAGGGCGCCAACACCCACGCCGACGCCGTGCACCTCGAGCCCGAGGAGACCCACAGCATGGGCTACCGCCTGTCGGTGGAGACCACGGCGGAGGACCCGGGCCGCCCACCCGCCTGA
- a CDS encoding HNH endonuclease signature motif containing protein encodes MTTTAHRRARPAPGPHRAAPAGERVLDAGVQAEVRAVVGELVDSAAAQAREAGRQLRCIVRLWLLAWEDREIDWVSSAGLMPYEADELVCSLLETEDQMVRDLADEIGPALRLPAGTALGRVREALVLGLHLPEVLEALEAGLFSARHASVIADQWRELVEDVPAGQEAPSVVVQRLAAELVERAPHCTVAQLRAWARRRRAALLAETQEARHRAARAGRRVWVEHGEDGMAWLHALLDAPTALAVQDRLDTLASLLGPVEETARAGTGREPDGCGPVQCGPAQCGPEECGPDGFAPGARTARTEAQLRADVLTDLLLEGELPDDPGFPRGVRGRVCVTVPVLTLLGCRPGGPATGVPADAPVLEGHGPISADVARELAAGASSWHRVLTHPVTGAVLDHDRTTYAVPADLRRRLRLRDGTCRFPGCRRRAERCDLDHTVAWQDGGRTAADNLAHLCRHHHLVKHRRGALGRWSVRQPGPAPVGGVLEWTSPAGRTYRTVPDPSAGATSVGATSGGATSGGPVPDVGERGSSVPEDADPPPF; translated from the coding sequence ATGACGACGACGGCGCACCGCCGGGCCCGTCCTGCTCCGGGTCCGCACCGAGCCGCTCCCGCCGGGGAGCGGGTGCTGGACGCCGGCGTCCAGGCCGAGGTGCGGGCGGTCGTCGGGGAGCTCGTGGACTCGGCGGCCGCACAGGCGCGGGAGGCGGGGCGCCAGCTGCGCTGCATCGTCCGGCTGTGGCTGCTGGCCTGGGAGGACCGCGAGATCGACTGGGTCTCCTCGGCGGGGCTGATGCCCTACGAGGCCGATGAGCTCGTCTGCTCCCTCCTCGAGACCGAGGACCAGATGGTGCGTGATCTCGCCGACGAGATCGGCCCGGCGCTGCGCCTGCCCGCGGGCACGGCCCTCGGGCGCGTCCGCGAGGCCCTCGTGCTCGGACTGCACCTGCCCGAGGTCCTCGAGGCGCTGGAGGCGGGCCTCTTCAGCGCCCGGCACGCCTCGGTGATCGCCGACCAGTGGCGCGAGCTGGTGGAGGACGTCCCAGCGGGCCAGGAGGCACCGTCCGTCGTCGTGCAGCGGCTCGCCGCCGAACTGGTGGAGCGGGCTCCGCACTGCACGGTGGCGCAGCTGCGCGCGTGGGCCCGGCGCCGGCGCGCGGCGCTGCTGGCCGAGACGCAGGAGGCGAGGCACCGGGCGGCCCGGGCCGGACGCCGCGTGTGGGTCGAGCACGGTGAGGACGGCATGGCATGGCTGCACGCCCTGCTGGACGCGCCCACGGCGCTCGCGGTCCAGGACCGGCTCGACACCCTCGCGTCGCTACTCGGGCCCGTGGAGGAGACCGCCCGCGCGGGGACGGGGCGAGAGCCGGACGGGTGCGGTCCGGTGCAGTGCGGTCCGGCGCAGTGCGGCCCGGAGGAGTGCGGCCCGGACGGGTTCGCGCCGGGTGCCAGGACTGCCCGGACGGAGGCGCAGCTGCGGGCGGACGTCCTCACCGATCTCCTGCTGGAGGGGGAGCTCCCCGACGACCCCGGGTTCCCGCGCGGTGTGCGCGGCCGGGTCTGCGTGACGGTCCCCGTGCTCACGCTGCTGGGGTGCCGCCCCGGCGGCCCGGCCACCGGCGTGCCCGCGGACGCCCCGGTGCTCGAGGGTCACGGCCCGATCAGCGCGGACGTCGCCCGGGAGCTGGCCGCCGGTGCCTCCTCGTGGCATCGCGTGCTGACCCATCCCGTCACCGGAGCCGTCCTCGACCACGACCGCACCACCTACGCGGTGCCCGCTGATCTGCGCCGCCGGCTGCGGCTGCGCGACGGGACCTGTCGTTTTCCGGGGTGCCGGCGGCGGGCCGAGCGCTGCGACCTCGACCACACGGTGGCGTGGCAGGACGGCGGCCGGACGGCTGCGGACAACCTGGCCCACCTGTGCCGCCACCACCACCTCGTCAAGCACCGCCGCGGTGCCCTCGGCCGCTGGTCGGTGCGGCAGCCGGGGCCGGCGCCCGTCGGCGGAGTGCTCGAGTGGACCTCACCGGCCGGACGGACCTACCGGACCGTGCCGGACCCCTCGGCCGGTGCCACATCGGTCGGTGCCACGTCGGGCGGTGCCACATCGGGCGGACCGGTCCCGGACGTCGGGGAGCGGGGCAGCTCCGTGCCCGAGGACGCAGACCCTCCCCCCTTCTGA
- a CDS encoding type 1 glutamine amidotransferase domain-containing protein — translation MDIETMKKVLLVLTSHDSLGDTGEPTGYFVGEAAHPWKVFRDAGYFVDFASIAGGQPPQDGKDEEDEVQRQYLEDETVRASLYNTPRISVVDPAQYDAVYLVGGHGTMWDFAGNADLQALVADVHDAGGVVGAVCHGPAGLVDVELANGLRIVEGRRVAAFTNAEEDEVGKSDVVPFLLEDKLVEQGADVRTAPNWTENVVVDDRLVTGQNPQSAAGVAKEMTKLLTEVVREQKAAQEADSAALRQAHDAEKSEDAEG, via the coding sequence ATGGACATCGAGACCATGAAGAAGGTTCTGCTCGTTCTCACCAGCCACGACTCCCTCGGCGACACCGGGGAGCCCACCGGCTACTTCGTGGGGGAGGCCGCCCACCCGTGGAAGGTGTTCCGGGACGCCGGCTACTTCGTCGACTTCGCCTCGATCGCCGGCGGGCAGCCCCCGCAGGACGGCAAGGACGAGGAGGACGAGGTGCAGCGGCAGTACCTCGAGGACGAGACCGTGCGGGCCTCCCTCTACAACACCCCGCGGATCAGCGTGGTCGACCCGGCCCAGTACGACGCGGTCTACCTCGTCGGCGGGCACGGCACCATGTGGGACTTCGCGGGCAACGCGGACCTGCAGGCGCTGGTGGCCGACGTGCACGACGCCGGGGGAGTCGTCGGCGCCGTCTGCCACGGACCCGCCGGGCTCGTGGACGTCGAGCTCGCCAACGGTCTGCGCATCGTCGAGGGACGCCGGGTGGCCGCGTTCACCAACGCCGAGGAGGACGAGGTCGGCAAGTCGGACGTCGTCCCGTTCCTGCTCGAGGACAAGCTCGTCGAGCAGGGCGCGGACGTGCGGACCGCGCCGAACTGGACCGAGAACGTCGTCGTGGACGACCGCCTCGTCACCGGGCAGAACCCGCAGTCCGCGGCCGGCGTGGCCAAGGAGATGACCAAGCTCCTGACCGAGGTGGTGCGCGAGCAGAAGGCCGCCCAGGAGGCGGACTCCGCCGCGCTGCGCCAGGCGCACGACGCCGAGAAGTCCGAGGACGCCGAGGGCTGA
- a CDS encoding SDR family NAD(P)-dependent oxidoreductase has translation MADLKDKVALVTGAASGIGEACAKDLAAQGAKVVVTDIDTRRIDDVVQAIMAAGGDAAGFRQDVAKPEDCEAAVEFAQQTYGALHLAVNNAGVAGAADAVGESDLDAWVRTVQIDLHSVMFGMRYQLPAIEQAGGGAIVNMASVHGTVAVAAGNSAYTAAKHGVVGLTKQAGVEYGRRGVRINAVGPGYIDTPLLRTAPASVLEGLTAKHPLGRLGRAEEVAALTTFLLSEKASFMTGGYYLVDGGYTAL, from the coding sequence ATGGCTGACCTCAAGGACAAGGTCGCGCTCGTCACCGGCGCCGCCTCCGGCATCGGCGAGGCCTGCGCGAAGGACCTCGCGGCGCAGGGCGCCAAGGTCGTCGTCACGGACATCGACACCCGGCGGATCGACGACGTCGTCCAGGCGATCATGGCCGCCGGCGGCGACGCCGCCGGCTTCCGGCAGGACGTGGCGAAGCCCGAGGACTGCGAGGCCGCGGTCGAGTTCGCCCAGCAGACCTACGGCGCCCTGCACCTGGCGGTGAACAACGCCGGGGTCGCCGGCGCGGCGGACGCTGTGGGGGAGTCGGACCTCGACGCGTGGGTGCGCACCGTGCAGATCGACCTGCACTCCGTCATGTTCGGCATGCGCTACCAGCTGCCCGCCATCGAGCAGGCCGGCGGCGGGGCGATCGTCAACATGGCCTCCGTGCACGGCACCGTGGCCGTGGCCGCGGGCAACAGCGCCTACACCGCCGCCAAGCACGGCGTGGTCGGGCTCACCAAGCAGGCCGGCGTGGAGTACGGCCGGCGCGGGGTGCGGATCAACGCCGTCGGCCCCGGCTACATCGACACCCCGCTGCTCAGGACCGCGCCGGCGTCCGTCCTCGAGGGGCTCACCGCCAAGCACCCGCTCGGCCGGCTGGGCCGCGCCGAGGAGGTCGCCGCCCTGACCACGTTCCTCCTCTCGGAGAAGGCCTCCTTCATGACGGGCGGGTACTACCTGGTCGACGGCGGCTACACCGCGCTGTAG
- a CDS encoding DEAD/DEAH box helicase, producing the protein MPEALSAVLAQQGIEQAFPIQEKTLPDSLAGRDVLGRGKTGSGKTVAFALPLVSRLAGLTGNGARAARRANRPTGLVLAPTRELATQIDRAIAPLAEAAGQTTTVIFGGVSQRNQEKALAKGADIVIACPGRLEDLLKQNVLTLDDVRVTVIDEADHMADMGFLPVVTRILKRTPQGGQRLLFSATLDGGVDKLVKQFLSNPVKHSVDAPQASVSTMDHHVLVVDADEKQELIEALASGTGRRVMFTRTKHRAKKMARKLSQMGIPAVDLHGNLSQNARDRNLAQFSAGDVRVLVATDVAARGVHVDEVELVVHIDPPTEHKSYLHRSGRTARAGASGSVVTVATKEERREVTQLMKAAGVTANFDTVTVGSPAVTALVGELADKVAYVAPPVQAQGRPASGQRSGAGRSGGRAGSGGNRGRGGQNRSEQPRSASRDQRGETGSRGGSRPGNGSASRSAAPARSAAPSRSAAPAYSTESAPDRSTQAAARRRTRSPRRASSPQGTATR; encoded by the coding sequence GTGCCCGAGGCCCTTTCCGCCGTCCTCGCCCAGCAGGGCATCGAGCAGGCGTTCCCCATCCAGGAGAAGACCCTCCCCGACTCGCTGGCCGGCCGCGACGTGCTCGGCCGCGGCAAGACCGGCTCGGGCAAGACCGTGGCGTTCGCGCTGCCGCTCGTGTCCCGGCTCGCCGGACTGACCGGCAACGGCGCCCGCGCCGCCCGGCGGGCCAACCGGCCCACCGGCCTGGTCCTGGCCCCCACCCGCGAGCTGGCCACCCAGATCGACCGCGCGATCGCCCCGCTGGCCGAGGCCGCCGGGCAGACGACCACCGTCATCTTCGGCGGAGTCTCCCAGCGCAACCAGGAGAAGGCGCTCGCCAAGGGCGCCGACATCGTCATCGCCTGCCCCGGCCGGCTCGAGGACCTGCTGAAGCAGAACGTCCTCACGCTCGACGACGTCCGCGTGACGGTCATCGACGAGGCCGACCACATGGCCGACATGGGCTTCCTGCCCGTGGTGACCCGCATCCTCAAGCGCACCCCCCAGGGCGGCCAGCGGCTGCTGTTCTCCGCGACGCTCGACGGCGGCGTGGACAAGCTCGTCAAGCAGTTCCTGTCCAACCCGGTCAAGCACTCCGTGGACGCCCCGCAGGCCTCCGTGTCCACCATGGACCACCACGTGCTCGTCGTGGACGCGGACGAGAAGCAGGAGCTCATCGAGGCCCTGGCCTCCGGCACCGGCCGCCGCGTGATGTTCACGCGCACCAAGCACCGCGCCAAGAAGATGGCCCGCAAGCTCAGCCAGATGGGCATCCCCGCCGTGGACCTGCACGGCAACCTGTCCCAGAACGCCCGCGACCGCAACCTGGCCCAGTTCTCCGCCGGTGACGTGCGCGTGCTCGTCGCCACCGACGTCGCCGCCCGCGGCGTGCACGTGGACGAGGTCGAGCTGGTCGTGCACATCGACCCGCCCACCGAGCACAAGTCCTACCTGCACCGCTCCGGGCGCACCGCCCGCGCCGGCGCCTCCGGCTCCGTGGTCACGGTGGCCACCAAGGAGGAGCGCCGCGAGGTCACGCAGCTCATGAAGGCCGCGGGCGTCACCGCGAACTTCGACACCGTGACCGTCGGCTCCCCGGCCGTCACGGCGCTCGTGGGCGAGCTCGCCGACAAGGTCGCCTACGTGGCGCCGCCCGTCCAGGCGCAGGGCCGCCCGGCGAGCGGTCAGCGCTCCGGCGCCGGCCGTTCCGGTGGCCGTGCCGGCTCCGGCGGCAACCGCGGCCGCGGCGGACAGAACCGTTCCGAGCAGCCGCGCAGCGCCTCCCGCGACCAGCGCGGCGAGACCGGCAGCCGCGGAGGCTCCCGCCCCGGCAACGGCTCGGCCTCCCGCTCGGCGGCACCGGCCCGCTCGGCCGCGCCCAGCCGTTCCGCGGCGCCTGCGTACTCGACCGAGTCCGCGCCGGACCGCTCCACCCAGGCCGCGGCCCGTCGCCGCACCCGGAGCCCGCGCCGCGCGTCCTCCCCCCAGGGCACCGCGACCCGCTGA
- a CDS encoding HAD family hydrolase, producing the protein MSAPDFPAAVLFDHDGTLVNSEPQWAVAKRAVAGRYGVGWSTEDDLATLGRTVPASARLMVERGAEGTVEAITAELGREVAASLTGEVPFLPGMRDLLAELERAGIPGAVVTNALTVVAEGTASGAPEVLRVVVSQEDVEHAKPHPEPYLLAARRLGVDPARCVAVEDSQTGAASAAAAGMPVVVVPGELPVEPAPGLVLVDAHTDVTLEFLRGLGPAV; encoded by the coding sequence GTGAGCGCCCCCGACTTCCCCGCCGCCGTCCTGTTCGACCACGACGGCACCCTCGTGAACTCCGAACCGCAGTGGGCCGTGGCCAAGCGGGCGGTGGCCGGCCGGTACGGCGTCGGCTGGAGCACCGAGGACGACCTCGCCACGCTGGGCCGGACGGTGCCCGCGTCGGCGCGGCTGATGGTCGAGCGCGGCGCCGAGGGGACCGTCGAGGCCATCACGGCCGAGCTCGGGCGGGAGGTCGCGGCCTCGCTCACGGGCGAGGTCCCGTTCCTGCCCGGCATGCGCGACCTGCTGGCCGAGCTCGAGCGGGCCGGCATCCCCGGCGCCGTGGTGACGAACGCCCTGACCGTGGTCGCGGAGGGCACCGCGTCCGGGGCGCCCGAGGTGCTGCGGGTGGTCGTCTCGCAGGAGGACGTGGAGCACGCCAAGCCGCACCCGGAGCCCTACCTGCTCGCGGCGCGGCGGCTGGGCGTGGACCCGGCACGGTGCGTGGCGGTCGAGGACTCGCAGACGGGGGCGGCGAGCGCGGCGGCCGCCGGGATGCCCGTGGTGGTGGTGCCCGGGGAGCTGCCCGTGGAGCCCGCTCCCGGCCTGGTGCTCGTGGACGCCCACACGGACGTCACCCTGGAGTTCCTGCGCGGGCTGGGTCCGGCCGTCTGA
- a CDS encoding HAD family hydrolase: protein MPSPGFPHAVLFDHDGTLVDTEPLWDRAKQNLAAEHGRLWTPEDSLATLGRPVAATIDRLQRVGVPLGPDELFRAVFEHSVRVLEDTELTFIDGIAELLEELSAAGIPAAIVTNASSAMGHHTAATAPEDLFQVVIGTDEYAQGVRPKPDPDAYLTAARRLGVDPHRCVVVEDSPAGAAAGVAAGIPTVVVPGELEVERGPGLLHLGSHRELTLELLRSLDPQSPSSPFHPVQETRP from the coding sequence ATGCCCTCCCCCGGATTCCCGCACGCCGTCCTCTTCGACCACGACGGGACCCTCGTCGACACCGAGCCGCTCTGGGACCGCGCCAAGCAGAACCTCGCCGCCGAGCACGGACGGCTCTGGACCCCCGAGGACTCGCTCGCGACCCTGGGCCGGCCGGTCGCCGCGACGATCGACCGGCTGCAGCGGGTCGGCGTGCCGCTCGGTCCGGACGAGCTGTTCCGGGCGGTCTTCGAGCACAGCGTCCGCGTCCTGGAGGACACCGAATTGACCTTCATCGACGGGATCGCGGAGCTCCTCGAGGAGCTCTCGGCCGCGGGGATCCCCGCGGCGATCGTCACCAACGCGAGCTCGGCGATGGGCCACCACACCGCGGCCACCGCCCCGGAGGACCTGTTCCAGGTCGTCATCGGCACGGACGAGTACGCGCAGGGGGTCCGCCCCAAGCCGGACCCGGACGCCTACCTCACGGCGGCGCGCCGCCTCGGGGTCGACCCCCACCGGTGCGTCGTGGTCGAGGACTCCCCCGCCGGGGCCGCCGCGGGCGTCGCGGCGGGCATCCCCACGGTGGTCGTCCCCGGCGAGCTGGAGGTCGAGCGCGGCCCCGGGCTGCTGCACCTGGGATCCCACCGGGAGCTGACCCTGGAGCTGCTGCGCTCGCTGGACCCGCAGTCCCCGTCGTCGCCCTTCCACCCCGTGCAGGAGACCCGGCCGTGA
- a CDS encoding DinB family protein — protein MTTERPGTPDTSPVPPETKDWTVVLDRGCPDCGFDPDYDVTSTGERARATVERWAAVLDRLGMTDRPRPGTWSPLEYACHVRDLCRVFRERLRLMLDEQDPVFADWDQDAAAVEGQYNLQDPYEVSGELAQEVRATADAFDAVTGEQWARTGRRGDGKDFTVASFAAYFLHDVEHHLRVDVRG, from the coding sequence ATGACCACCGAGCGCCCCGGAACCCCCGACACCTCCCCGGTCCCTCCGGAGACCAAGGACTGGACCGTGGTGCTCGACCGGGGCTGTCCCGACTGCGGGTTCGACCCGGACTACGACGTCACGAGCACGGGGGAGCGGGCGCGGGCCACGGTCGAGCGCTGGGCGGCGGTCCTCGACCGCCTGGGCATGACGGACCGGCCCCGCCCGGGGACGTGGTCCCCGCTGGAGTACGCCTGCCACGTCCGGGACCTCTGCCGGGTCTTCCGCGAGCGGCTGCGGCTCATGCTCGACGAGCAGGACCCGGTCTTCGCGGACTGGGACCAGGACGCCGCGGCGGTCGAGGGGCAGTACAACCTGCAGGACCCCTACGAGGTCTCCGGGGAGCTCGCGCAGGAGGTCCGCGCCACCGCGGACGCCTTCGACGCCGTGACCGGGGAGCAGTGGGCCCGGACCGGCAGGCGCGGGGACGGCAAGGACTTCACCGTGGCGAGCTTCGCGGCGTACTTCCTGCACGACGTCGAGCACCACCTGCGCGTCGACGTCCGCGGCTGA
- a CDS encoding VOC family protein has protein sequence MHFLTLSTPDLDAAREFYARGLGWEPLLDVPGEILFFQIAPGTVLGLFDAGKFAEDLGLPSATPAQGVTLAHNVDGEAAVRASVDAMSAAGGTVLTSPRPGAFGGIFHAHVADPNGVVWEIAHNPGWRIDDDGTVHLG, from the coding sequence ACCCCGGACCTCGACGCCGCCCGCGAGTTCTACGCGCGGGGTCTCGGCTGGGAGCCGCTGCTCGACGTCCCGGGCGAGATCCTCTTCTTCCAGATCGCCCCGGGGACGGTCCTGGGTCTCTTCGACGCCGGGAAGTTCGCCGAGGACCTGGGCCTCCCATCGGCCACCCCGGCGCAGGGCGTGACGCTCGCGCACAACGTGGACGGCGAGGCCGCGGTGCGCGCGAGCGTCGACGCGATGAGCGCCGCGGGCGGGACCGTGCTCACGAGCCCGCGGCCGGGCGCCTTCGGGGGCATCTTCCACGCGCACGTCGCCGATCCCAACGGCGTGGTGTGGGAGATCGCGCACAACCCGGGGTGGCGGATCGACGACGACGGGACCGTGCACCTCGGCTGA